A genomic window from Solanum dulcamara chromosome 11, daSolDulc1.2, whole genome shotgun sequence includes:
- the LOC129873178 gene encoding photosystem I assembly factor PSA3, chloroplastic: MVVVSSLHSSSIYYNPISPSLLYFRRFYTFPSTRNNHKAASNSNGGAVLLVKAYMDETTNPISSFANKVIGSLPVFGLIARIVNEEGGVGGDFIDFAEFRRRVGNKCSINDSRAFYEFRDRRGKTGDPLYVLLCCWLAAVGAGLLKSEEILEGVARLSLANDIEFEEQNFIAMMNEAREKRAKLGAPAPTIPMELRAEKALEAIHVCCYGRDLIEEEDEKLLSTMLNAVFPTVGQQKVEIIVKEKAMRVADGTEEIKYTEPKQLSKEAVQLQMKDLEFLKQNSLNQ; the protein is encoded by the exons ATGGTGGTTGTCTCCTCTCTCCACTCTTCCTCCATCTACTACAACCCAATTTCTCCCTCTCTTCTTTACTTTCGACGTTTCTATACATTTCCCTCTACAAGGAATAATCATAAAGCAGCTTCCAACTCCAATGGCGGTGCCGTCTTGCTCGTCAAAGCTTATATGGATGAAACGACAAATCCAATTTCCAGTTTCGCTAATAAGGTCATCGGCTCACTCCCTGTTTTTGGTCTCATAGCCAGAATTGTTAATGAGGAAGGTGGTGTTGGTGGCGATTTTATTGATTTTGCTGAGTTCAGGAGGCGGGTCGGTAACAAGTGCTCCATTAATGATTCAAGAGCTTTTTATGAATTTCGAGATCGACGTGGCAAG ACAGGGGATCCGCTGTATGTGCTACTGTGCTGTTGGTTAGCTGCAGTGGGAGCTGGTTTACTCAAATCTGAAGAAATATTGGAGGGGGTAGCAAGGCTTAGTTTAGCAAATGATATTGAGTTTGAAGAGCAAAACTTTATTGCAATGATGAATGAAGCAAGAGAG AAGCGAGCAAAGTTGGGAGCTCCTGCACCTACAATCCCCATGGAACTTCGAGCTGAGAAAGCTCTGGAAGCTATACATGTGTGTTGCTATGGAAGGGATctgattgaagaagaagatgaaaaactGCTAAGTACCATGCTTAATGCTGTCTTTCCCACAGTCGGGCAGCAAAAGGTAGAAATCATTGTCAAAGAGAAGGCAATGAGAGTGGCAGATGGAACTGAAGAAATCAAATATACAGAGCCCAAGCAATTATCAAAAGAAGCAGTTCAGCTGCAAATGAAAGACCTTGAATTTCTTAAGCAAAACAGTTTGAATCAGTGA
- the LOC129873177 gene encoding formate dehydrogenase, mitochondrial, whose product MAMRRVASTAARAFTSSSSSPSSLVFNRELQASPGSKKIVGVFYKANEYAEMNPNFLGCAENALGIREWLESKGHQYIVTPDKEGPDCELEKHIPDLHVLISTPFHPAYVTAERIKKAKNLQLLLTAGIGSDHVDLKAAAAAGLTVAEVTGSNTVSVAEDELMRILILVRNFLPGHHQVINGEWNVAAIAHRAYDLEGKTVGTVGAGRIGRLLLQRLKPFNCNLLYHDRLKMDSELENQIGAKFEEDLDKMLSNCDIVVINTPLTEKTKGMFDKERIAKLKKGVLIVNNARGAIMDTQAVVDACNSGHIAGYSGDVWYPQPAPKDHPWRYMPNQAMTPHISGTTIDAQLRYAAGTKDMLDRYFKGEDFPAENYIVKDGELAPQYR is encoded by the exons ATGGCTATGAGGCGTGTGGCTTCTACAGCAGCTCGTGCTTTTACTTCGTCTTCATCGTCACCTTCATCCTTAGTTTTTAACAGAGAACTTCAG GCTTCCCCTGGCAGCAAAAAGATTGTGGGTGTTTTCTACAAAGCAAATGAATATGCTGAAATGAACCCCAACTTTTTGGGCTGTGCAGAAAATGCCTTGGGGATACGTGAATGGTTAGAATCTAAAGGTCATCAGTACATTGTCACTCCTGACAAAGAAGGACCAGATTGTG AGCTTGAGAAACACATTCCTGATCTCCATGTGTTGATTTCGACCCCTTTTCATCCTGCCTATGTCACGGCTGAAAGGATCAAGAAGGCAAAGAATTTACAACTTCTGCTGACAGCTGGAATTGGATCAGATCATGTTGATCTGAaagctgctgctgctgctggaTTGACAGTAGCAGAGGTCACTGGAAGCAATACTGTCTCAGTTGCTGAAGATGAACTGATGCGAATCTTAATTCTTGTACGAAATTTCCTGCCTGGACATCATCAGGTTATCAATGGGGAATGGAATGTTGCTGCCATTGCACACAGAGCTTATGATTTGGAAGGCAAGACTGTTGGAACTGTTGGTGCAGGACGTATTGGCAGACTGTTACTCCAACGATTGAAGCCATTTAACTGTAATCTACTTTACCATGATCGTCTTAAGATGGATTCGGAGCTGGAGAATCAAATTGGAGCCAAGTTTGAAGAAGATCTTGATAAGATGCTCTCAAATTGTGATATAGTGGTCATAAATACGCCTCTTACAGAGAAAACAAA AGGGATGTTTGACAAGGAAAGAATTGCAAAGTTGAAGAAGGGTGTTTTAATTGTAAACAATGCTCGAGGAGCAATTATGGACACTCAAGCAGTTGTTGATGCTTGTAACAGTGGTCATATTGCAG GATACAGTGGGGATGTTTGGTACCCACAACCAGCTCCCAAGGACCATCCGTGGCGCTACATGCCAAACCAAGCTATGACTCCCCACATTTCTGGGACTACCATTGATGCACAG TTGAGGTATGCAGCTGGAACAAAGGATATGCTGGACAGGTACTTCAAGGGTGAGGATTTCCCTGCTGAAAATTACATTGTCAAGGATGGGGAATTGGCACCTCAGTATCGCTAA